TTTTGCTCTTCTACTGAACCAAGAAGTGAGTAAGATTCACTCTCAATATTACCTTGCATATATTTATTTCCCGCCAAAACAACAAAAGGGCTAATGCATTTTACATGCCAGCCCTTTTACTGTTACTTATCAACAAGTTAAATTGAAAACTTATTGACAGTGACGAGTCAATTAATTGTCACACACTATCTGACGTCATCTTTATTTAAATTGTATTTACGCATTTTCTCAACAAGAGTTGTACGGCGCATACCTAACATATCAGCAGCACGAGCAACGATGCCGTTCTGAGCTTCTAATGCTTGGCAGATCATATTAACTTCGACATCCGCAAGCATCTCTTTTAGATTTAATCCATCTTCAGGTAAATCACTTGAAGAAGGCCCAAAACTTTGATTATTTACTTGAGGTACACCATCATCATTGAAGTTTGCAAACATATCCGCTAACGCAGCTTGCTCTTGCTCTTCAATACTTTGTTGATTGTGGTTTTCTGGCTGGAATTCAGGAATATCACTGTAACGATACTTAGTGGGTAAATGATTAACGTCAACCGACTCACCAGGAAATAAGATCATTAAGCGTTCAATTAAATTCGCCAGTTCACGAACGTTACCCGGCCAATGGTGTTCCATTAATGAATTAACAGCACGAGGCGTTAAGCGCACACGAGTACTGCCCTCCGCTTCCATTCTTGTCAGTAATTCTTGCAGTAATAACGGAATATCCTGTTTACGTTCACGCAAAGCAGGCATTTCAATTGGGAAGACATTTAAGCGGTAATAAAGATCTTCACGAAAACTGTTATTTTCAATCATGTCGTCAAGATTACGATGCGTTGCCGCAACAATACGTACATCCGCTTTAATACTTTGATTACCACCAACACGCTCAAAACAACGCTCTTGAAGTACTCTAAGTAACTTCACTTGCATCGACATTGGCATATCACCGATTTCATCTAAGAAAAGCGTACCACCTTGAGCCAATTCAAAACGACCTTTACGAGCAGTGATTGCCCCAGTAAATGCGCCTTTTTCATGACCAAAGAGTTCACTTTCAAGAAGATCAGGAGGAATCGCACCACAGTTAACCGGTACAAATGGTCCTTTACGACGAGGAGAATGATAATGCAGATTACGAGCAACCACTTCTTTACCCGTACCAGATTCACCCAATACAAGTACACTTGCTTCGGTACCAGACACTTGCTCAATCAAATGACGAACGGCGCTAATCGCTGAACTTTGTCCAACCATACTACGAAATAACGTATTTTTTCTACCAAGATGAGGAATACCTAAGCCACGACGACCCATGAATTCTTGACAATGACGCAAGGCATCTGTCAGTTGAGGATAGTTAATCGGTTGATTCAATTCACCCACATAGTTGGTTAAATCCTCAATATCATGCGTAGCCCCCGCAATCATGATAACGGGAATATGGTTATGAGAAACCAGTGAGTGTTTGATTGATTTTTTTAAAGATTCATCAGTAACTTGACCTAAAAAGCATGCGCTCCAAGGATCACTCCAGTCAAAAGTAGACAGTTCTGATGTTGAGATAGCATGACAATGCTCGCCAATAAACTCAAGAATTACCTCAAGATTATGTCGGTTCTGATCGTCATCTTCAATAATTAGTGTCTTTGCTAAACCTTGCATAGGAGTGTGATATGCCTTAATTCTTTGATTTAATTGGCCAATTCATTGAACAGCAACAAAATTGTTCCACCATTTTATAGCATAAGAAAAATAAGGCAACCATGAGCGTCAATCTATCGACGCCATATCGTCACTCGTACGGCAAATGAGAGGTTAGTATAATAATTTAAAACTAAATTTGATTTATACGTAATTGTTATATTCCGACTTGATCTGCTGTCAAATTATGAAATTCAGCCGGAATTTGGTCCCATGCGGATTTTATTTCACGCAGCATCTCAACCACATCATCAATCGGTTGAGCTTCATTATTTTGATTTGCTTGTGAAATTTGACGGATCATAAAATCATACAGAGAATCTAGGTTGCTCGCAATGTCACCACCGTCATCCATTGATAAACAAGAACGTAAACTAATTACGATATCTAATGCTTTACCAAGACGCTCGCCTTTTACAGCCGTATTGCCCTGTTGCATTGCAGCTTTCCCTTGGATCAGGCGCTCAATTGCACCAGCCATCAACATTTGAATGACCTTATGAGGTGATGCAGCACTTAATTGGCTATCAATTGATACCTTTTTATATGCCTGTAGTGAGCCTCTCATCGTATTTCCTCAGTATTATTGAAATTTTCTATAGAGCTGAACCGATTTTTTCGCATGGTTCAACTTTTGATAATCTAATGCAAATTTCTGACTTAAAGTGGTCATTTGTTTAATGATCAATTCCGTTCGTGCAATTGCGGTTTGCCATTCAGTAGAATTCACTATTTCTGACACTTGCATGCAGTCATGCAAAAGTTGTTCCCGATCTGATAAAAAAGTAGCCAGCAATTCAAAATTAATATCGTGGGCTTGATATTCTTGTTGTAATTGCTGATCTAATTCGTTTAATTTTGCTAATAAATCCATCGGTAACACCTTTTTGGGCTTCTACTCTACTTGTTAACCTAACGCATTCATCATGCCAGACAATTGGGCTTTCATTTTCCCTGTCACATCTTGCATGTTGGCAAATTTATTGCGAGTTCGCTCTTGAACGCTGTCCATTCGACGATCTAAATCAACTTGTTGATCATTTAAACGGTAATTCTGATCACGTAACGTATTCATACGTGTACGAATTGGCCCCGCGACCCCAGTCATACTTTGAATAACGTCTTCAACTTTTTTAGCAAAACCTTTAGAACCGTCAAAAAATGTGTGCATTTGACTGAAGTTCTCATTCAATTGACGATCAAGCATTGCATCATTGATTTCTAAAGAGCCTTGACGAGTGGTTGAGATACCAAGCTCGATCAAGGTTTTTATCCCTTTAGGTGCCGATTCTACTGGAGCAACAAAGACTGACTTTAAACGAGATTCAGCAGAACGAACGACACTGTCCCCAGCCAATGGACCACTTTGCCCTGTCGCAGGATCAAACCCACTCAGTGATTGCGTGGTTTGATAAAACTGGTTATAGGTTGTTACAAACTGCTCGATAGCGGCTTTCACACTCGCTCGGTCAAACTCAACGTCTAATTCAACACGTTTACCGTCTTTTGTGGTTGTATTCTTTAATGTTAAATCAATGCCTTGAATTGCATCTTGAATAACATTGGTGTCACTACTAATTCGAGCTACACCATCTAATACCACTTTAGCACTGGTTGCCGATTGCACTTCTTGAAGCCCTGAATAAAGGGGCTTTCTTGGCTTCATTTGATCCACTAAATCTTCAATGGGCTCTAGCTTTTTCTTCGCTATTTCTTTAAGTGCAGTAGGAACTTGTTCAATTTTTTCTTTTGCTATCTCAACGACGTCTTTCTTTGGCGCAGGTTGAGATGGTTCATAAGTAATGCCTGCGGCATTAAATACGGTGTCAGGTGTTTGTCCAATTTCGGCAAGGGCTTCAGCGGCTGATTGATCGCCTTGCTTTGCCGCTTTTGCTAATTCAATTTTTTCATCAGCACTTGGTAATGCGGCTTGTAATGTACCTGCTGTTCTTTCACTCCAACCAGACATGCCAGAGGTAGGATCCGTTGGGTCTTCTAACGTAGACAATGCCGCTGTCGCTTCTTGCTGCTGAACGATTTCTTTTGCCGCTTGATCAAGTTCAGCCGTCTCACGTTTTGCGTTATCAATAAGTGGTTTGAAATAAGCAAATTTCTCTTCATCTGACAGATCTTTCACTTCTTCTTTTGTTATTTGAACTGGCGCTTGAGGAGATTGTTGCGCTAATAACGTCGGAATATCGTATTCAGTCGACACTGAAGGATCAAAATCAGGATTAAATCCAAAACGATGCAATGTATTATTATATTTAGCTTTTACATCGATTTTGATTTCATTGCTTTCCCCTGGTTTGTCAGAGGCAAGAATCAGACGAGATCCGCCATCGTCTTTAACTATAGAAGACTGCACTCCCGGATTACCAGGCGCGCTGTTAATTTGTCGTACAATGTCGGTGATTTTATTCTGATCACCAACGACCGTCAGTGAGAACTCTTTTTCACCAAGATGAATCGTTAATTCACCAGGG
The Aliivibrio salmonicida LFI1238 genome window above contains:
- the fliD gene encoding flagellar filament capping protein FliD, which translates into the protein MSMSPMGMGGGLDINSMVSKIVESERLPKQQRIDRERSDIDMNISGYGRLQESLDTMKTLMATFRQEDTFASRSVNTSNEDAVHATASPDALAGKYSIDVLQLAQAQKLASSPVKEDARFGPGELTIHLGEKEFSLTVVGDQNKITDIVRQINSAPGNPGVQSSIVKDDGGSRLILASDKPGESNEIKIDVKAKYNNTLHRFGFNPDFDPSVSTEYDIPTLLAQQSPQAPVQITKEEVKDLSDEEKFAYFKPLIDNAKRETAELDQAAKEIVQQQEATAALSTLEDPTDPTSGMSGWSERTAGTLQAALPSADEKIELAKAAKQGDQSAAEALAEIGQTPDTVFNAAGITYEPSQPAPKKDVVEIAKEKIEQVPTALKEIAKKKLEPIEDLVDQMKPRKPLYSGLQEVQSATSAKVVLDGVARISSDTNVIQDAIQGIDLTLKNTTTKDGKRVELDVEFDRASVKAAIEQFVTTYNQFYQTTQSLSGFDPATGQSGPLAGDSVVRSAESRLKSVFVAPVESAPKGIKTLIELGISTTRQGSLEINDAMLDRQLNENFSQMHTFFDGSKGFAKKVEDVIQSMTGVAGPIRTRMNTLRDQNYRLNDQQVDLDRRMDSVQERTRNKFANMQDVTGKMKAQLSGMMNALG
- the fliS gene encoding flagellar export chaperone FliS, which translates into the protein MRGSLQAYKKVSIDSQLSAASPHKVIQMLMAGAIERLIQGKAAMQQGNTAVKGERLGKALDIVISLRSCLSMDDGGDIASNLDSLYDFMIRQISQANQNNEAQPIDDVVEMLREIKSAWDQIPAEFHNLTADQVGI
- a CDS encoding sigma-54 dependent transcriptional regulator, whose translation is MQGLAKTLIIEDDDQNRHNLEVILEFIGEHCHAISTSELSTFDWSDPWSACFLGQVTDESLKKSIKHSLVSHNHIPVIMIAGATHDIEDLTNYVGELNQPINYPQLTDALRHCQEFMGRRGLGIPHLGRKNTLFRSMVGQSSAISAVRHLIEQVSGTEASVLVLGESGTGKEVVARNLHYHSPRRKGPFVPVNCGAIPPDLLESELFGHEKGAFTGAITARKGRFELAQGGTLFLDEIGDMPMSMQVKLLRVLQERCFERVGGNQSIKADVRIVAATHRNLDDMIENNSFREDLYYRLNVFPIEMPALRERKQDIPLLLQELLTRMEAEGSTRVRLTPRAVNSLMEHHWPGNVRELANLIERLMILFPGESVDVNHLPTKYRYSDIPEFQPENHNQQSIEEQEQAALADMFANFNDDGVPQVNNQSFGPSSSDLPEDGLNLKEMLADVEVNMICQALEAQNGIVARAADMLGMRRTTLVEKMRKYNLNKDDVR